A part of Mycteria americana isolate JAX WOST 10 ecotype Jacksonville Zoo and Gardens chromosome 28, USCA_MyAme_1.0, whole genome shotgun sequence genomic DNA contains:
- the RDH8 gene encoding retinol dehydrogenase 8 has protein sequence MATPALRTVLVTGCSSGIGLAVAVRLAQDPQQRYQVIATMRDLRKKEKLEEAAGPALGKTLSIQRLDVCSDSSVAECMGNIPGGRVDVLVNNAGVGHVGPVESISVEEMKRIFETNFFGAVRMIKAVLPDMKRRQSGHIVVISSVMGLQGIVFNDVYAASKFAVEGFCESLAVQLLQFNVFVSMVEPGPVNTDFELKLMEEVSRSEFPGTDPATVRYFKDVYLPASHEIFATLGQSPAAVAEAIVNVIGARRPAFRTQTNSLYTPLVALKYADPSGDLSVRTYYRLLFDYGTLFHLSMGALRCLTCGCFRRRVTPL, from the exons ATGGCCACCCCCGCGCTCCGCACCGTCCTCGTCACCGGCTGCTCCTCCGGCATCGGCCTCGCCGTCGCCGTGAGGTTGGCGCAGGACCCCCAGCAGCGCTACCAGG TCATCGCCACCATGCGGGACCTGCggaaaaaggagaaattggaGGAGGCGGCGGGACCGGCGCTGGGAAAGACGTTGAGCATCCAACGCCTGGACGTCTGCAGCGACAGCTCGGTGGCGGAGTGCATGGGGAACATCCCCGGGGGACGGGTGGACGTGTTGG TGAATAACGCCGGCGTGGGGCACGTCGGTCCCGTGGAGAGTATCAGCGTGGAGGAGATGAAGCGCATCTTCGAGACCAACTTCTTCGGGGCCGTGAGGATGATCAAGGCCGTTCTCCCCGATATGAAGCGGCGGCAGAGCGGTCACATCGTGGTCATCAGCAGCGTCATGGGGCTGCAGG GGATCGTCTTCAACGACGTCTACGCCGCCTCCAAGTTCGCCGTGGAGGGATTCTGCGAGAGCCTGGCCGTGCAGCTGCTCCAGTTCAACGTCTT cgTCTCCATGGTGGAGCCGGGCCCCGTGAACACGGATTTCGAGCTGAAGCTGATGGAGGAGGTTTCGCGCTCCGAGTTTCCCGGCACCGACCCAGCTACCGTCCGGTACTTCAAGGACGTGTACCTGCCGGCTTCCCACGAGATCTTCGCCACGCTGGGGCAGAGCCCCGCCGCCGTGGCcgag GCGATTGTGAACGTGATCGGAGCCAGGCGTCCGGCTTTCCGCACGCAAACCAACAGCCTCTACACGCCGTTGGTGGCCCTCAAGTACGCGGATCCCTCGGGGGACCTGTCCGTGAGGACCTACTACCGCTTGCTCTTCGACTACGGCACCCTCTTCCACCTCAGCATGGGCGCCCTGCGGTGCCTCACCTGCGGCTGCTTCCGACGTAGGGTCACCCCGCTCTGA